The DNA sequence aagtcaatcacaattcaaaacgaGCAAAACAAAtcatggtaacccctgcatatagtttagttcaggaggtcacattaagtccaTCAATTCAAGTCATAGTAGTCATCGTAACCCCACATTCTAATGTCCGTAGGTAACCCCGACCATCACAGAAGTCTTCTCGatcattgttaacttaataacaattcaactctgctacactgatcatcgcacagatttcaccggtcatcacacagatagctatcatcctactgatcatcacacagatttcgccggacatcacacagatagcaatcatcacaaagattcatcacactgatgtcagcgattcattacacagatattcctacacaacctttacatgacaatcatcacactgatttcaatgattcattacacaaatattcctacacaagtttTACATGACAAACATCATaatattcatcacactgatttcaacgaTAACGAGCTCAATACGTCCTATGCTGCCCATATCACAACAATTGCACCaatacatatacacacacacacacacacacacacacacgtagttattcactcaggaatgccactaatatcaGCTATAGTCATAATTAACCTAATAACTGCAAGACAATATGATAAtcttgctcataacaaatatcgatcatgctcataacgaatatcgatcatgctcataacgaatatcAATCATGCTCATAGCGAATGTCGTGAGAtgtactcacctctaaatctcgTTGCGTCTTCACACGCtaaccaaaacaagcacaaaTCGCCGCAATCCGTTCAACACAAGTCCAAAAAGCACCTAAACACATTGGGTCTCAattcagtgcacgaatcacaaagtgattaaagttagAAACTCATAATCGAACAACAACCCTAAAAGTAACGCCAATTGAGGCAAaccctcatccgagaccacccaaagtctcttgaatgcttctacgatcgatgtgacaaaatcacaagtcgatcggatagtcggatccACAAGGATCGAAACCCGAACTGTTCGAAATCACAaaaatcctaacatgctcatacgatcccTAAAAATTAAGTGatcatgaaaataacaaaatagaaaCAGCATATTAATATAAATTATCCAATTCAAATGTGATGACCTTTCTATGCAAAAGGTCAAATGACAATAAGACATATTGCTAAAGGGACTGAACTAgcaatattatagaaaaagataaGAATAACACGAGCCAGTAGATGGTGATGGATGTAATAGCCTCTACCAAGAATAATAATATGTTTCTGTGAATTGATCTGCACCATTCGTTCATTCGAGTCAATTTGACTATGCACGTCTTTACTTAACGCTGGTGATCTTCTAAATTTGCAAAAATCTTAATTCAAATGAGAACATGACATCATGATTGGAACATAATCCCCGTCTGGTTATTTTGACACTGCagttacgttttttttttttaatgttttatttagGTGCATATTGAAGTAGAATTGAACGCCTTAATCTTAATCCAATTTCCAACCCTCATCCTataaaatgaaattttctcTGTGTCATGGGGCAATCGGTTGCCTCTTTTGCCATCAAGAACTTGTCTGCCACAGTATAAAGGTACTCATTTATCCCAAAAAAACTTTTTTCATATAACCATAACTAAAAGAAGGATGCCCTAAATGTCGGTGCTATAATCATATCTCAAGAAGTTGAAGTCAAAGCGGTTTGGCAATGTTCCCCAAATTCTCTGCGGCATACATACAGTCTAGATGTAACAATCTCCCCCCAAAATGCCCAACTAATTATCCCCTTGTAAAAAGATCATGAACAATAACATACATAGGAAAGAACGCTTCAGAGAATTTGAATTGAACATTTAGTTGCGGTACCGATATCAAATGATGAGATAAAGATAGAATATATAAATCCTTATGAAATTCTTATGCTAGAGTAACATAAATGGAACTTATTCTTTAAATGTGAAACGCCTCACCATTAGCATTAGTGGCACTAGACACAAgtaaggttctaaaaaacacTAGGCGTTGATCGAGCAACAAAGAGGAGATTGGATCATTCCACGTTCTTGAACCAAACTTGATGATCCTGCCAGCATAGTCACAGAGGAgtgtgtaggcaacatctccaaaaATAGTTGTCTATGGCGGAGAATtatgtgcgtagtcgcactatcagcGTGACAATAAAGTTATCCAGAATCCATTCCTTGAAGAGTTGCTAGCAAGGCTAGCTCGTGTGAAGGCTGAGAGCAGGCGTTGCCTAGCGAGGCTAACCCGGTAGAGAAGGCTAGCGAGGCTAGTGGTGCAGGGGCTTGCAGAAGGTGAGCGAGGGTGCTGCGAGGCTAGCAGCGTGTTGGGGGCTACGCTGATACTTAGCGAGGCTAATGCGGCAATTTGGGTTTTGGGATTTTATGAGGGTTCCGACTATTGattcagggttagggtttcgtgctgataacgtgtttaagaaaaAGAGAATTCTGGAGAATACTGagatactttcattgataataggggtctctttatataaacaattacatatataatattttggaaTTCAacatatcctaattaaatacgGATTAGGAGATTTAGAATATTCTTGTATATTATAACTAGAATAAGTAAATCTTATTTAGCTTTCTTCAACACAAGTATAATTAATTGTTTGACGATTTTATAAAGTCAGACGGGCATTGAGTCCGGTCCGACTTACTGGACTCGATACAATTACAGCCAATTGATGATTTAAAACACAAATTATAAAGTAGCTATCCCGTTCGCAGGAAAGTACAAAGAGCATTAAATAAGAGCTAGCAAACCAGAATTGACCTTTGATGTTATCTCTTCTACTACAAACTACAAAGCTAGAGAAAGAAAAGTATGAGATATCGATCAATTATTATCTTCAATAGAAGTACAAAGGTCAATTGGTTTTCTATCACGACTTTacatcatttcttcttctttttcactgTACATATGGATGTACATAAGAGATGAGAGCTACAAAGCTGGGACGACTGTATCAATCCAATTCCATTTGCAATTCCAGCCCTGCCTGACAGCAATATTTTGGATCCACCTTCTATCTCATCTTCTTTTAGCCCCAAACAACCTTTTTGGAAATGAATTAAATAAAGCTCACGAGGCAGTCTGAATAGATTTTCAAAAGCTTCAAAAAAAGGCCATCCACAAACCTTTTATATTTGGAAAAGAACTGAAAAATTATATACGTTGCAGCCCcatacaaaacaaaaacctaaaaacAAATCTCCGAGATCTCAACTCAAATTGTGGTCGAGATtcaacctctctctcttttcactcTCCCACTACTACAAAGGaaagcaacaaaacaaaaccagctCCAGCCCATTAAGCACTTATTTTCTCTCAGCCCTCAGCCCTCAGCTCTCTCTCTGCTCTGCTGTCCAATATCACTGGCCGGGAAAATTGTACTCGTCTCCGAGGAGTGCTCCTAGCACTGTCCTTCATATTTTGCTTCAATTTTTGCATGcaataatattattaattaCGTAATTGCACCGCCCGATCGAGTAGTAGTATTAATTAAGGGTACGTATTTGGGGTTCTTGATGCTTATTGTATCGCCTTTGAGGGAGCAACACAAGGATGAAAACCGAGGAGGAGACCAGATGGAGAGTTTCTCAATCGGCGCCAACGTGGTGGACTTCTCGGAATTTTCCGGGGGGAACTTGCTTGACAGCATCGACTTTGATGACCTCTTCATTGGGATCGACTCCGAGATGGATGTGCTGCCCGATTTGGAGATGGACTCGGAGATGCTGGCTGAGTTTTCCGTCAGCGCTGGAGAAGAATCAGACTTTAATACATCGCCGGTATCAGTTGAAAAATGGGAGGAGGATAATAAAGCCAGTACcgcagaagaaagagaagacgATCATCATCAGAAGGTGGATTCTTCGGGTTCGGGGACTACAGAATTCAAGTACTCGAGCTCCGATAATAGTACGCATGGAGGATGTGGAGGAGGAGAGGAAATTGTTAGTAAAAGAGATGAAATCGCAGGAGCAGTCAATAAGAATACTTCATCGTCCCCGAAAGAAACTACAGATAAAGCTCGGAAGTCATCATCATCCAGTGCACAATCCAAGAGTTCTCACGGGAAGCGGAAAGTTAAggtaaattaattaatcaatctaGTACTAGGTTAGTAGCTTAGCTAAATTAAAGTAGTACCTGAGCTATAAAAGCAGCTAGGTTATTTCTGACTGTTAGATGGTATAAAGCACGTGCTACCTCTCCCTCCCTCATAAATTCTTGAGAGCAACTCTAGTATACAATTTATCTTAGTCTTCATGAAAGATTGTATACATATGCTCTTGACAAACTTGGTGATGAATTACTGCAATCGATTCACGGGAATCATATGCAGGAAGGGAGCAGAAGAGACGGTGTTTAATTAATTTTCAAGTCGATCTGTGAAGggaaataaatgagaaaaagtTGAGAGCGATTCACTGAAATGGATCCAAATTCTtttcaatattattattattattgttattttttttttaaagtttgtGGTGACTTGGTTTGTTATTTCGTGGGATCTGTGTACTAAAGGGTCACTACTGTTTCTCCTTTTGTTCTTGAATTGTGTGTAGGTGGATTGGACGCCAGAACTGCACAGGAGGTTCGTGCAAGCAGTAGAGCAGCTAGGGGTGGATAAGGCAGTGCCTTCTAGGATTTTAGAGCTTATGGGAATAGATTGTCTCACTCGCCACAATATTGCAAGCCACCTTCAAGTAAATACGTAGATTAATTACGCATATGTATTgtctttttgtttgattttcttcaagattgatgatgctattaaaaaaaaaatcaaataacaGTGAAGAGTTTTCTTCAAAGAGAAACAAATCTACTTTGAAGTTGTACAGAAGTTTGTTTGTTTCACGGTAATGGAAGTGGTCTCACAGTCTCTTTCTAACTGTGGACTTAATCTGCTTTGTGCACAGAAATATAGATCACATCGGAAACATTTGCTAGCCCGTGAAGCTGAGGCTGCAAGCTGGACCCAGAGGCGGCAGATGTACGGttcagctgctgctgctgcaggcGGTGGAGGAGTAGGCGTCAAGAGACCTTCGTCCGAAATGGGTCCTTGGCTTGCACCACCCACCATGGGTTTCCCTCCTCCCATGACACCCATGCACCAGCACCACCATGGCCATCACCCCCAGTTTAGACCTTTACACGTATGGGGTCATCCGACAGTTGACCAATCCATGATGCACATGTGGCCCCCTAAGCACCTTGCTCCCTTCCCATCCCCACAACCACCGCCTTCTTGGCCTCCagctcctccaccaccaccggACAATTCATATTGGCACCATCACCACCAGCGTGTAAGTATTAATTCCCTAATTCTAATGCTAGCTTGAATGCACTATAATAACCCTTAATAATTTGTCCTCTTTTATCTTCCTAGCCGATCATAATCCTTAGTCACGGGCAAGGTTGTAAATTTCTccgaaattgctgaaattttcgtaattttgaagtaccgaaacgaaattGATATAGCATTCCGTCAGAAGTTTCccgaaattttctgaaattttccgtATATTTCcatgaaattcttaatttctgaaatatctacacacacaatatatatttaaaaattcacacagaaatttctctaaaatttctgctaaatttttatgtcacctacaatgaatttttacttcatacttttatagtgaaaatttgaaattatgattttttattttttttatttttttgcaatcaagttgaatacaacaaaaaacctttttgtttttatctgctacaaagttgaatgctccaACCATAACATGATTTCCTTTTTGCTTCGTCTCAAATATTGTATGCTTCATACACTGTAACATCATATTATGTAATTCCACAATATCCtatatatggattgcatgtggaaaGGGAACAACACGTACACATACAATaaccatgtgatgaagtacgaaaatcatttccaaaattcatgcacttgggagcagtattgtatgatactaaatgaaagcagttcaaccagctagatcgaaccacatcatagtaacttttatattccttttgttgtacttgttcattttcattcacggaGTTTTGGTTTTACATGCCCCACCCCACCcccttgtaattttctaattattaaaaaaattaaatcatatttacattatcaatatacaacacattatcattacacatagataaaaacactagtttagcaacctactacagtactagttaattactcgtccataaaaaatatcataattctattataaatgtataattagATGTTACATTGTAATTAGGTTTATTATacgttagtttagtctatgtaaaagtttcattcaaaaatatcattttataaatgcaattaatttggtttctttattttaaccgaaatttccaccgaaatcgaaatctaaaatttccttaaatttgaagtacagAAATCGAAACAGAAactgaaatttgaaaccttggtcACGGGTTGCAGTTTGGTCATCTTTCCCATTATGGTTTGGataatacaaaaacaaaaataaccaAGAGAAAGTTCTACTACAATCTTTCAGCTTACATCGAAGTTGGTCTGTATATCACGCATGGAGCTGTCTTATTTTAATGAAGCTAAGCTAGTTTATTACTAGCTAATACATTCGTATACTATAGACCTTTTTCCTAATCGTTGTATACTGCTTGCATTAAATGCGTCACGGGTTCATAACATATGATCGATCTGTAGTTCTCAATGTCTCTTTTTTGTACAAAGATATTTGCCTCAAATTTAGGTTCAAACAAAAATGTACTGAAGTTTGATATTCTTGTTTTGGTGTAGGTTCCTGCTAATGCAGTACTGACCCCAGGAACGCCGTGCTTTCCGAGGCAAATGACTACAACTCATACTCCTCCTGCGACGGTAACCAATCATAATAACCTTACTTTTTGGAAGCTTTTACCGTGTACAATTTACATATTATTGAGATTCTTTGTGCAAGGAAAATTTCGGCTTATTTGGTACAGTACTGTTTCAATTATTTGTTGCAGAGATTTCCCGCTCCACCTGTCCCAGGCATTCCACCGCATCCTGGCATGTACAAACTAGACCCCGGCGGGCTCGGTGCTCCTGGACAATCTGGACCCCATCCGCTTGTTGATTTTCAACCCGTGAGTACTCTTTCCTCTCTCCCTAATCTCATCAGCCTTCTTCCTTTTCTGAACTAAATGCATGGTCAGTCTGGGGCAACTCCGTGATTGAAATCTTTCGTTCTTATTCTTATACGGGAAGTTTATAGGATATCCTATATGTTATATTTATGTTAAATGCATTGAGAGTCTTTGAAAGAATAGTTAGTCAAAGACCAAACTATATATAATTTAAACTTCAAAGGGACGAATCATGTAGTTAAGATTAAGACAATCCCATTAATGTGTGACCCAGAAGCTAATATATCATCGTAGAGAGCTAGTCTGATCTACTACTACTGAAATTACATATTAGGCTAATGTATGATTATGTATCTAATATTGTAATGAGAGGAAATTGTAATTGATTGGTACTCGAGAAGAAATGTACGTACGTTTTCCTTCACATGCAAAATAGCTAAACGTAATTTTATATATCTGTGAATTTAGATGACAATATTTGGTTAGATTAACTGATTGTTGTTTATATAATATTACAGTCAAAAGAGAGCATAGATGCAGCAATTGGAGATGCTTTATCGAAACCATGGCTGCCTCTTCCTCTTGGACTGAAACCTCCTTCCACTGATAGCGTTATGGGTGAACTACAACGACAGGGAATTCCCAAAGTACCGCCCTCCTGCGCTTGAACCAGCACCATGCACAAGTACTATCTACTATGTTCCAGACAATTAATTACAGAGATGATGGAACCCCAAATTTGACGACATGTCCTGCGGTCAGATGTAGCTACCTGCATCGATCTCATCTGCgagtttttcttctctcttttttctttttagttgtTACTGTTGATCCCATCATCTTTCCAGCTCTTCCCCAGTTCCCCATAACTATGACcagtactactactactactcctTCATCGATCGGATCCTTCGTCACGTATAGTTATAACTTGTATGAGAACAGCATCTTCGATGTattaccatatatatatatatatatatatatatatatatatatatatatatatatatatatatatatgtgataaTAAAGC is a window from the Rosa chinensis cultivar Old Blush chromosome 2, RchiOBHm-V2, whole genome shotgun sequence genome containing:
- the LOC112188705 gene encoding probable transcription factor GLK1, with amino-acid sequence MLIVSPLREQHKDENRGGDQMESFSIGANVVDFSEFSGGNLLDSIDFDDLFIGIDSEMDVLPDLEMDSEMLAEFSVSAGEESDFNTSPVSVEKWEEDNKASTAEEREDDHHQKVDSSGSGTTEFKYSSSDNSTHGGCGGGEEIVSKRDEIAGAVNKNTSSSPKETTDKARKSSSSSAQSKSSHGKRKVKVDWTPELHRRFVQAVEQLGVDKAVPSRILELMGIDCLTRHNIASHLQKYRSHRKHLLAREAEAASWTQRRQMYGSAAAAAGGGGVGVKRPSSEMGPWLAPPTMGFPPPMTPMHQHHHGHHPQFRPLHVWGHPTVDQSMMHMWPPKHLAPFPSPQPPPSWPPAPPPPPDNSYWHHHHQRVPANAVLTPGTPCFPRQMTTTHTPPATRFPAPPVPGIPPHPGMYKLDPGGLGAPGQSGPHPLVDFQPSKESIDAAIGDALSKPWLPLPLGLKPPSTDSVMGELQRQGIPKVPPSCA